From the genome of Vanessa atalanta chromosome 30, ilVanAtal1.2, whole genome shotgun sequence, one region includes:
- the LOC125075197 gene encoding ferrochelatase, mitochondrial has protein sequence MLTSMYRHNSRIASRWMNRVRLMSQSVENPKTAIIMLNMGGPKTTDQVPDYLLRIMTDRDMIQLPVQSKLGPWIASRRSEEVKKKYMEIGGGSPIYKWTDLQGRLLTKALDQMLPESAPHKHYIAFRYVPPFTEEALSAVEKDGVERAIIFSQYPQYSCATTGSSLNAIADFYKDRSLPKIKFSLIERWATNINLAKVFAERIKDKLQLFDEKIRDQVLIMFTAHSLPLKAVSRGDTYPHEVAASVSATMAQLSVPNPHRLVWQSKVGPLPWLQPYTDDAIKAYAKQGVKHMILVPIAFVNEHIETLHELDIEYCDEVAKEAGITQIERASAPNDHPIFIAAMADVVAKHINDGPSVSKQFLSRCPHCVSQRCKSSKEFYKKLCSTDYNQPELAAKI, from the exons ATCGACACAACTCAAGAATTGCATCAAGATGGATGAATCGCGTTCGGTTAATGAGTCAAAGCGTGGAGAATCCAAAGACAGCTATCATTATGTTAAATATGGGGGGACCAAAGACTACAGATCAG gtaCCTGACTACCTACTAAGGATAATGACAGACCGCGACATGATACAACTACCGGTGCAGAGCAAACTTGGACCCTGGATAGCCAGCAGACGATCAGAGGAAGTTAAGAAAAAGTACATGGAAATCGGAGGGGGATCCCCTATTTACAAATGGACAGATTTACAAG GAAGGCTCCTGACAAAAGCACTGGACCAGATGCTACCAGAATCGGCTCCCCATAAACACTACATAGCGTTCAGATACGTTCCACCGTTCACTGAAGAAGCTTTGAGTGCGGTGGAAAA AGACGGTGTAGAGAGAGCGATCATATTCTCTCAATATCCGCAGTACAGTTGCGCAACCACCGGCTCGAGTTTAAACGCCATTGCAGATTTTTATAAAGACAG atcaTTGCCAAAAATTAAATTCTCACTGATAGAACGATGGGCGACGAATATAAATTTAGCGAAAGTGTTCGCGGAAAGGATCAAGGATAAACTGCAATTGTTTGACGAAAAAATACGAGATCAAGTACTAATCATGTTCACCGCGCACAGTTTGCCGTTAAAG gcgGTATCACGCGGAGACACGTATCCCCACGAGGTCGCAGCGTCCGTATCCGCAACAATGGCGCAGCTCTCCGTCCCCAATCCTCACAGACTCGTGTGGCAGAGCAAAGTCGGACCGTTGCCATGGTTACAACCGTACACAGACGACGCCATAAAG gCGTACGCGAAGCAAGGCGTCAAACATATGATCCTTGTACCGATTGCGTTCGTTAATGAACATATAGAGACATTACACGAACTCGATATAGAATACTGCGATGAAGTCGCTAAAGAG gctGGCATCACTCAGATCGAACGCGCATCAGCTCCTAACGATCATCCGATATTCATAGCTGCAATGGCGGATGTTGTCGCGAAGCATATTAATGATGGTCCGAGCGTGTCGAAACAGTTTCTATCTAG aTGTCCACACTGCGTCAGCCAAAGGTGCAAATCATCGAAGGAGTTCTACAAGAAGTTGTGTTCCACAGATTATAACCAACCGGAGTTGGCAgctaaaatatag